A genomic segment from Vidua macroura isolate BioBank_ID:100142 chromosome Z, ASM2450914v1, whole genome shotgun sequence encodes:
- the LOC128822249 gene encoding interferon omega-1-like, which translates to MNTFGLIQIGLILSSTTIISSLQCNHLPLQQRKVIENSLKLLDKMGKEFPQQCLREKMSFRFPTQVLQPRQKETVGVAIEEIFQHIFYIFSKNLTLAAWDGTILDQFQNGLYLQIEQLEACVIEKHTQHCQSKEVSRLKLKKYFQKIDCFLKDKQHDLCSWEISRAEMRKCLQLIDKVTRKLKN; encoded by the coding sequence ATGAATACTTTTGGCTTAATACAAATTGGCCTCATACTGTCAAGCACCACCATCATCTCCAGTCTTCAGTGCAACCACCTCcctttgcagcaaagaaaaGTGATCGAGAACAGCCTGAAACTCTTGgataaaatgggaaaagaatttCCCCAACAATGTCTAAGAGAGAAAATGTCCTTCAGATTTCCTACGCAGGTTCTGCAGCCCAGGCAGAAAGAGACTGTTGGAGTTGCCATTGAAGAGATCTTCCAACATATCTTCTATATCTTTAGCAAAAATCTGACTCTAGCTGCTTGGGATGGAACAATATTGGATCAGTTCCAAAATGGACTTTATCTGCAAATTGAGCAATTGGAGGCATGTGTAATTGAAAAGCACACCCAGCACTGTCAGAGTAAAGAAGTCAGCAGGCTGAAATTGAAAAAGTATTTCCAAAAAATAGACTGTTTTCTTAAAGATAAACAACACGACCTGTGCTCTTGGGAGATCAGCCgtgcagaaatgagaaaatgtctCCAACTGATTGATAAAGTGACAAGGAAGCTTAAAAACTAA